One genomic region from Drosophila busckii strain San Diego stock center, stock number 13000-0081.31 chromosome 3R, ASM1175060v1, whole genome shotgun sequence encodes:
- the LOC108603801 gene encoding fatty acid synthase, whose amino-acid sequence MAARMLMAKHKKHARSMPDTDGDDIVISGMSGKFPNSKNIAEYEYNLYNKIDMVDDDERRWRHFNPEIPKRSGKISELEKFDATFFGVHFKQAHTMDPQTRILIETAYEAVIDAGINPKTLRGTKTGVYVGSCISESEKTWFYEKVSSGGFGITGCSRAMMANRISYSLGLEGPSFLLDTACSSSMYALDNAFSAIRNGEIDAAIIGGSNLLLHPFVTLQFARLGVLAPDGFCRPFDKDASGYTRSETINCMFLQRKRDAKRVYASVVYSKTNCDGYKPEGITYPSGKVQEKLLQEFYKEIDLTPNDLGYLEAHSTGTVVGDPEECKAIDNVLCSQRSEPLLVGSVKSNVGHSEAASGICSLVKACFAFETGLIAPNINFTEVKPTITALAEGRLIVVNDPTPLPKPYIGINSFGFGGANAHAILKAYPKSKHNFGLPEDELPRILTWAGRTEEACHEIFNAIEKKPLDAEFIGLLQNIQEEDVSGLVFRGYGIFAKNGSEPTKPLAKDVQHYTGLQRPIVWVYSGMGSQWNEMGASLMSIPRFRESIEVCHKTLLPKGIDLIDIITSNDPAIYQNILNSFVGIAAVQIGLTDVLRELNLEPDYIIGHSVGELGCAYADGGLTAEQMILASYYRGRVSVDVDKIRGSMAAVGIGYKTIKTMLPETIEVACHNGPDSCTISGPIEHVAKFVAELKAKDIFAKEVPCSNIAYHSRYIAAMGPPLLEYMHQTIPNPKPRTAKWLSSSVPKSEWEQPERKLCSAEYHTNNLLSSVLFEETFALLPKNALTIEIAPHGLLGAILKRSMPGGVHIPLTHRGNKNNALFFMTALGKLYQNGLMVPVANLYPKIDFPVSRSTPSISSLIRWDHSEDWFVTKYENMKTKSSGERVFSVNLASDNEEFMSGHVIDGKILVPATCYLQYVWETFSLMYHGPSYMDVPVEFEDVKFLRATNMSVNGEVELNVMIHYGTGHFEITEAGSLVVTGIIREIEAPTVPEVYHFKQESEFPMVSTKDFYKELKLRGYHYNGAFRAVRSARSDGLHGKVEWNYNWVTFMDAMLQIHILGTDSRSLLLPTKIRKLRINGVHHFNLMSQMDPEDRVFDVYVDHKYDRIVAGGIELVGLHASPVQRRRPPGIPVLEKYEFVPYLPAPALTAANAARICVQLALDNNNILKMKLVEVDTDGRDTVLERFIEAIEDLPVITGEYMYLTDRKLEEISGIHIENGKLATLSNYHFVVAGGVCGASNEEVIKTAQKVLVDNGYLLIRERPTTNISSLHLPEQFHLITVIPIDNHEEVFLLLQKVSKKLQMQPTVVKVSEQDTQFEWLAQVQSAISIKSPVVVYAYNEELNGLLGLVNCLRKEPDGNLVTCFYIDDKHAPAFNLADAFYATQYSLGLAFNVYRQGAWGSFRHLQLPTVDEPKPRHDHIYGNVMQRGDLSSLRWFEGPLAPEDCMIKIAYSSLNFRDVMLATGRLAVELYGSNRIDQSCVLGFEYSGINTKTGRRIMSMVVKGGVASYVEKPSKLIWDIPDHWSLKEAATVPVVYITVYYAFFMATDIRKGKSILIHAGTGGIGLAAIRVALAYNLEVFTTCSSPQKKQFLLDTFPELKESHIGNSRDTSFELMVQRETDGKGVDFVLNSLSEDKLLASVRCLGQSGHFLEIGKFDMANDSKLGLGCFLKELTFHAVLADSLLVASDEDIWHLKKLIDMDIASGVIQPLPVTVFPAHEIEQAFRHLIGGKHIGKVVIQVRETPEAPETMPVRVLSQIYFKPHMTYVIPGGLGGFGMELADWMALRGARKLVLSSSRGITKDYQSYRIALWKTYGCEVIVNTADITTLEGCRALLQDAAKFGPVAGIFNLAVALRDGIFANQTLQQFVESFAPKAIATRHLDVLSRALCPELEHFVVFSSVSCGRGNAGQTNYGMANSVMERIIERRQRDGLPAKAIQWGAVGEVGLVADMAEDKIDMEIGGTLQQRISSCLQELDTLLSSDHAIVGSMVVAEKRSGRSGNESIIDTVMNIMGIRDLKSVSLGTTLSEMGMDSLMAVEIKQTLERDFELVLTPQDLRALTFQKLQEYVEAREKENTDAVKMIFASEGKLLGMELLIRNLGDESHCDQIMFPLKTHAAPSKLSVPPNIIIPGLEGTAGQAWYNIGATLNSRANVLQLHQFAKLETVSDIAQQALEHVRTLLKPSDPFYLIGYSYGSYVALQLASLLESAGYRGHVLLLDGAPHFLTRLTNLHLGANFSDNDLYDLLYSSIVNQIFPEESKENAALLFHKLDTLQEKIDLFMEYVSKQQLYSKEYSQTMVEAMFRRVKMAAHFDLQSVKDLKCNITLVRPAEVSLQDIEEDYCVSQLTTGKVTLKVIEGNHTTMLDNPVLPQIINDFDPGLLDDKNFEEYIRDVKAVAVV is encoded by the exons ATGGCTGCACGCATGCTGATGgctaaacataaaaaacacgCCAGATCAATGCCTGATACTGATGGCGATGATATTGTGATCTCGGGCATGTCCGGCAAATTTCCAAACTCCAAAAATATAGCCgaatatgaatataatttgtataacaaG ATTGACATGGTTGATGACGACGAGCGTCGCTGGCGTCACTTCAATCCCGAAATACCAAAACGTTCTGGCAAAATCAGTGAGCTGGAAAAATTCGATGCCACCTTCTTTGGTGTGCACTTCAAGCAAGCGCATACAATGGATCCTCAGACGCGTATTTTAATCGAAACTGCTTACGAGGCCGTTATAGATGCAGGAATTAACCCAAAAACGCTGCGTGGCACAAAGACGGGAGTTTATGTTGGCTCCTGCATTTCGGAATCGGAGAAAACTTGGTTCTATGAAAAGGTTTCATCCGGCGGCTTTGGCATTACTGGCTGCAGTCGCGCTATGATGGCGAATCGTATTTCCTATAGCTTGGGCTTAGAAGGTCCTTCGTTTCTGCTGGACACAGCCTGCTCCAGCTCTATGTATGCGCTGGATAATGCTTTCAGTGCTATACGCAATGGAGAGATTGATGCCGCCATCATAGGCGGCtccaatttgttgctgcatccGTTTGTCACGCTGCAGTTTGCGCG CTTGGGCGTCTTGGCACCTGACGGCTTTTGTCGTCCTTTCGATAAGGACGCCAGCGGCTATACGCGCTCGGAGACCATCAACTGCATGTTCCTGCAACGCAAGCGCGATGCCAAGCGCGTCTATGCAAGTGTTGTCTACTCCAAGACTAATTGTGATGGCTACAAGCCAGAGGGCATTACCTATCCGTCGGGCAAGGTGCAGGAGAAGCTGCTGCAGGAATTCTACAAGGAAATTGATTTAACGCCCAATGACTTGGGCTATCTGGAGGCGCACAGCACGGGCACCGTTGTTGGCGACCCCGAGGAGTGCAAAGCCATTGACAATGTGCTCTGCAGTCAGCGCAGCGAACCGCTGCTGGTGGGCTCAGTCAAATCAAATGTAGGACACTCGGAGGCAGCCTCAGGCATTTGCTCGCTGGTCAAAGCATGCTTTGCATTTGAGACTGGTCTAATAGCGCCCAATATTAACTTTACCGAAGTGAAGCCAACAATTACCGCATTGGCCGAGGGACGTTTGATTGTGGTAAATGATCCTACGCCGCTGCCCAAGCCTTACATAGGCATCAATTCCTTTGGTTTTGGCGGCGCCAATGCGCATGCCATACTCAAAGCGTATCCAAAGTCTAAGCACAACTTTGGCTTGCCCGAGGATGAGCTGCCACGCATACTCACCTGGGCGGGACGCACTGAGGAGGCTTGCCACGAAATATTCAATGCCATTGAAAAGAAGCCGCTGGATGCGGAATTTATTGGACTGCTGCAGAATATTCAAGAGGAAGATGTCTCTGGTTTGGTATTCAGAGGTTATGGCATTTTTGCTAAGAACGGCAGCGAACCCACCAAGCCGCTGGCCAAGGATGTGCAGCATTATACAGGACTACAGCGTCCCATTGTTTGGGTATACAGCGGCATGGGCTCGCAGTGGAACGAAATGGGCGCTTCCTTGATGAGCATACCGCGTTTCCGCGAGTCCATTGAAGTCTGCCACAAGACTTTGCTGCCCAAGGGCATTGATCTCATTGACATTATTACCTCCAACGATCCGGCGATCTATCAAAATATTCTCAATTCATTTGTGGGCATTGCAGCGGTGCAGATTGGTCTGACAGATGTGCTGCGTGAGCTGAACCTAGAGCCGGATTATATTATTGGGCACTCTGTGGGTGAACTGGGCTGCGCCTATGCTGATGGCGGTTTGACTGCAGAGCAAATGATCTTGGCTTCGTACTATCGCGGGCGTGTCAGTGTGGATGTGGATAAGATACGCGGCTCTATGGCAGCTGTAGGCATTGGCTACAAGACTATCAAGACTATGCTGCCTGAGACTATTGaagttgcttgccacaatgGCCCAGACTCTTGCACCATTTCTGGTCCCATTGAGCATGTGGCAAAGTTTGTTGCAGAGCTCAAGGCAAAGGATATCTTTGCTAAGGAAGTGCCTTGCTCCAATATTGCTTATCATTCGCGCTATATAGCAGCTATGGGTCCGCCACTGCTGGAATATATGCATCAGACCATACCCAATCCCAAGCCTAGAACTGCCAAGTGGCTGAGCAGCAGTGTGCCCAAGAGCGAATGGGAGCAACCTGAGCGTAAACTCTGCTCAGCTGAATATcatacaaacaatttgctcAGCAGCGTGCTCTTCGAAGAGACCTTTGCGCTCTTGCCCAAGAATGCGCTCACCATAGAAATTGCGCCACATGGACTGCTTGGCGCTATACTCAAGCGCTCCATGCCTGGTGGCGTGCACATACCTCTCACCCACagaggcaacaaaaataatgctCTGTTCTTTATGACAGCGCTGGGCAA ACTCTACCAAAACGGCTTAATGGTGCCAGTGGCCAATCTGTACCCCAAGATTGACTTCCCTGTGTCCCGCTCTACGCCCAGCATCAGCTCACTCATACGCTGGGATCACAGCGAAGATTGGTTTGTTACCAAGTACGAAAACATGAAAACCAAGTCGAGTGGCGAACGCGTCTTCTCTGTTAATCTAGCCAGCGATAATGAAGAGTTCATGAGTGGTCATGTCATCGATGGCAAAATCTTAGTGCCTGCCACTTGTTATTTGCAATATGTTTGGGAAACCTTCTCGTTGATGTATCATGGACCCAGCTACATGGATGTGCCTGTGGAGTTCGAGGATGTCAAATTCCTGCGTGCTACCAATATGTCTGTTAATGGCGAAGTGGAGTTGAATGTTATGATTCATTACGGTACTGGACACTTTGAAATCACTGAAGCTGGCAGCTTGGTAGTCACAGGTATTATACGTGAAATTGAAGCGCCCACTGTGCCGGAAGTTTATCACTTCAAACAAGAGTCTGAATTCCCCATGGTGTCCACCAAGGACTTTTACAAGGAGTTAAAGCTGCGTGGCTATCATTACAATGGCGCTTTCCGTGCTGTGCGCAGCGCACGCTCCGATGGTCTGCATGGCAAAGTGGAGTGGAACTACAATTGGGTTACCTTTATGGATGCCATGCTGCAGATTCATATACTAGGCACAGATTcgcgctcgctgctgctgcccactaAGATACGCAAGCTGCGCATTAATGGCGTGcatcatttcaatttaatgagCCAAATGGATCCCGAGGATCGTGTCTTTGATGTTTATGTGGATCACAAGTACGATCGCATTGTTGCTGGTGGCATTGAGCTTGTGGGTCTGCATGCCAGTCCAGTGCAGCGTCGTCGTCCGCCAGGCATTCCAGTGCTGGAGAAATACGAATTTGTGCCTTATCTGCCAGCTCCAGCATTGACTGCTGCCAATGCTGCGCGCATTTGCGTGCAACTGGCGCTGGACAATAATAACATACTCAAGATGAAGCTGGTGGAAGTCGACACCGATGGCAGAGACACAGTGCTGGAGCGCTTCATTGAAGCTATTGAAGATCTGCCCGTCATTACCGGCGAGTATATGTATCTGACTGATAGAAAGCTTGAGGAAATCTCTGGCATACACATTGAAAATGGCAAACTTGCCACCTTGTCCAACTATCATTTTGTTGTGGCTGGCGGCGTTTGCGGTGCAAGCAACGAGGAGGTCATCAAAACAGCGCAGAAGGTGCTTGTGGACAATGGTTATCTGCTCATCCGTGAGCGTCCTACAACCAACATTAGCAGCTTACATCTACCCGAACAGTTCCACTTAATTACAGTCATACCCATTGACAATCATGAGGAAgtgttcctgctgctgcagaaagTGTCCAAGAAACTGCAAATGCAGCCCACTGTTGTCAAAGTTTCAGAGCAGGATACGCAGTTTGAGTGGCTAGCACAGGTGCAATCAGCCATAAGCATCAAGTCTCCAGTTGTAGTCTATGCCTACAATGAGGAGCTCAATGGCCTGCTGGGCTTGGTTAACTGTCTGCGCAAGGAGCCCGATGGCAACTTGGTTACCTGCTTCTACATTGATGACAAGCATGCGCCTGCTTTTAATCTCGCTGATGCATTCTATGCCACGCAGTATTCATTGGGACTTGCGTTCAATGTTTATCGTCAAGGCGCTTGGGGCAGCTTCAGACATCTACAGCTGCCTACAGTGGATGAACCAAAGCCCAGACATGATCACATTTATGGCAATGTTATGCAGCGTGGTGATCTGTCCTCGTTGCGCTGGTTCGAGGGTCCACTGGCACCCGAGGATTGCATGATTAAGATTGCCTACTCCTCCTTGAACTTCCGCGATGTTATGCTGGCCACAGGCCGCCTTGCTGTGGAGCTCTATGGCTCCAATCGCATTGATCAGAGCTGTGTGCTGGGCTTTGAGTATTCTGGCATTAATACAAAGACAGGTCGTCGCATTATGAGCATGGTCGTCAAGGGCGGCGTTGCTTCATATGTGGAAAAGCCTTCCAAGCTGATTTGGGATATACCCGATCATTGGTCGCTGAAGGAGGCGGCAACGGTGCCAGTTGTCTACATAACCGTTTACTACGCTTTCTTTATGGCCACCGATATACGCAAGGGCAAGAGCATCCTCATCCACGCGGGCACGGGCGGCATTGGACTGGCTGCCATACGTGTGGCATTGGCTTATAATCTGGAGGTGTTCACCACTTGCAGCTCGCCACAGAAGAAACAATTCTTGCTGGATACTTTCCCTGAACTCAAAG AATCGCATATTGGCAACTCACGCGACACCTCCTTCGAGCTGATGGTGCAACGTGAAACCGATGGCAAGGGCGTGGACTTTGTCTTGAACTCACTCTCGGAGGACAAGCTGCTGGCTTCGGTGCGTTGCCTGGGGCAATCGGGACACTTTTTGGAAATTGGCAAATTCGATATGGCCAATGACAGCAAACTGGGTCTGGGCTGCTTCCTCAAGGAGCTCACTTTCCATGCCGTGCTGGCCGACAGTCTGCTGGTGGCCTCCGACGAAGACATTTGG CATTTGAAAAAGCTGATTGATATGGATATTGCCAGTGGCGTTATACAGCCGCTGCCAGTGACAGTCTTTCCGGCGCATGAGATTGAGCAGGCGTTCCGGCATTTGATTGGAGGCAAGCATATAGGCAAGGTGGTCATACAGGTGCGTGAGACGCCCGAAGCGCCTGAGACGATGCCGGTGCGTGTGCTCAGTCAGATTTATTTCAAGCCACACATGACGTATGTGATACCCGGTGGTCTGGGCGGCTTCGGCATGGAGCTGGCTGATTGGATGGCACTCAGAGGTGCGCGCAAGCTGGTACTTAGCTCCAGTCGCGGCATAACCAAGGACTATCAATCATATCGCATTGC ctTGTGGAAGACTTATGGCTGCGAGGTTATAGTGAACACTGCCGATATAACTACACTTGAGGGCTGTCGCGCTCTGCTGCAGGATGCGGCGAAGTTTGGCCCAGTGGCAGGCATCTTCAATTTGGCTGTTGCCTTGCGCGATGGCATCTTTGCCAACCAAACGCTGCAGCAGTTTGTCGAAAGCTTCGCACCCAAAGCCATTGCCACCAGGCACTTGGATGTGCTCTCGCGCGCTCTGTGCCCCGAGCTGGAGCACTTTGTTGTATTCTCTAGCGTTTCGTGTGGTCGCGGCAATGCAGGCCAAACCAACTACGGCATGGCCAATTCGGTTATGGAGCGCATCATTGAGCGACGTCAGCGCGACGGTTTGCCCGCCAAGGCCATACAATGGGGCGCTGTGGGTGAAGTGGGTCTGGTGGCCGACATGGCTGAGGATAAGATTGATATGGAAATTGGCGGCacactgcagcagcgcatttcATCCTGCCTGCAAGAGCTTGACACGCTGCTGAGCTCAGATCACGCCATTGTGGGCAGCATGGTCGTCGCAGAGAAGCGCTCTGGGCGTTCCGGCAATGAAAGTATTATCGATACTGTCATGAACATTATGGGCATACGTGATCTCAAGTCTGTGTCGTTGGGCACTACGCTCTCCGAAATGGGCATGGACTCGCTCATGGCGGTGGAGATTAAGCAAACGCTGGAGCGTGACTTTGAACTGGTGCTAACGCCGCAAGATCTGCGTGCGCTCACATTCCAGAAGCTCCAGGAGTATGTTGAAGCCAGAGAGAAAGAAAATACGGATGCAGTGAAGATGATATTTGCCTCCGAGGGCAAGCTGCTGGGCATGGAGCTGCTCATACGCAATTTGGGCGACGAATCGCATTGCGATCAAATCATGTTCCCACTCAAGACACATGCAGCTCCCTCTAAGCTCAGCGTGCCACCCAATATCATTATTCCTGGACTGGAGGGCACAGCGGGTCAAGCGTGGTATAACATTGGCGCCACCCTGAACAGCAGAGCGaatgtgttgcagctgcatcaGTTTGCCAAACTTGAGACTGTGAGCGACATTGCTCAACAAGCATTGGAG caCGTTAGAACTTTGCTCAAACCCTCAGATCCCTTCTATCTCATTGGCTACTCCTACGGTTCCTATGtggcgctgcagctggcgtcgctgctggaGAGCGCCGGCTATCGCGGCcatgtgctgctgctagaCGGTGCGCCACACTTCCTGACGCGACTGACAAATCTGCATTTGGGTGCGAACTTCAGCGACAACGACTTGTACGACTTGCTGTACTCCAGCATTGTGAATCAAATCTTCCCCGAGGAGAGCAAAGAgaatgcagcgctgctgttccATAAGCTGGACACGCTGCAAGAGAAAATCGATTTGTTTATGGAGTATgtgagcaagcagcagctatacAGCAAGGAGTATTCCCAGACCATGGTGGAGGCCATGTTCCGACGCGTCAAAATGGCAGCGCACTTTGATTTACAGAGCGTCAAGGACCTCAAGTGCAACATAACACTAGTGCGGCCAGCTGAGGTGTCGCTGCAGGATATTGAAGAGGACTACTGCGTGTCGCAGCTGACCACAGGCAAGGTGACACTCAAGGTTATCGAGGGTAATCACACCACGATGCTGGACAATCCAGTGCTGCCACAAATAATCAACGACTTTGATCCAGGACTGCTGGACGACAAGAACTTTGAGGAGTACATCAGAGATGTGAAAGCAGTTGCtgtagtttaa
- the LOC108601762 gene encoding phenoloxidase-activating factor 2, with protein MQQIIFVALLVVAAVGAAPQQQTSNVDRNIDSIFNTNPSIFEQTAGQQQQQQQQQSQTPTRRPGFSEIVTPEPNVTPINFESISGKSATCNCVPYYMCDPSTNSITEDGTFDGFGAIDIRFGNDDPICPSSVDVCCAGNRTRAETLTPTAPVRPRGCGIRNVGGLDFTLVGANNNEAGFGEFPWTIAMMHASNFSYFCGGSLIHPQVVLTAVHCVNTQQPGSFLLRAGEWDSQTEKERLPYQERTAQRIITHPQFNPRNVANDYALVIVDQPYLLDDHINVVCLPAQGATATPRTTCYSTGWGKDVFGANGKYSVIMKRVPLPVVEFTSCQSQLRRTRLGPKFGLDRSFMCAGGEVGVDTCSGDGGAPLACPIGAAADNRYQQSGIVAWGIGCNDAVPAAYANVALARNWIDQQMLANGFAIDSYTA; from the coding sequence atgcagcaaataatttttgtggctttgctGGTGGTGGCTGCAGTCGGCGCTGcaccacagcagcagacaTCCAATGTGGATAGAAATATTGATAGCATCTTCAATACGAATCCCAGCATTTTTGAGCAAACTgcaggacagcagcagcagcaacagcagcagcagtcgcagacGCCTACACGCCGTCCAGGCTTCTCCGAAATAGTAACACCCGAGCCCAATGTGACGCCAATTAACTTTGAGTCCATTAGCGGCAAGTCAGCTACTTGCAACTGCGTGCCTTACTACATGTGCGATCCGTCCACCAATAGCATCACCGAGGATGGCACCTTTGATGGCTTTGGCGCTATTGATATACGCTTTGGCAACGACGATCCTATTTGTCCCTCATCCGTGGATGTTTGCTGCGCTGGCAATCGCACGCGTGCTGAAACTTTGACGCCCACAGCGCCAGTGCGTCCACGTGGTTGCGGCATACGCAATGTGGGTGGCCTAGACTTTACGCTGGTGGGTGCAAACAACAATGAGGCGGGCTTCGGCGAGTTTCCCTGGACGATTGCCATGATGCATGCCAGCAACTTTAGCTACTTCTGCGGCGGTTCGCTTATACATCCACAGGTGGTGCTCACTGCGGTGCACTGCGTCAATACGCAGCAGCCTGGCTCGTTCTTGCTGCGCGCCGGCGAGTGGGACTCGCAGACTGAAAAGGAACGTCTGCCGTACCAGGAGCGCACAGCTCAGCGCATTATTACGCATCCGCAGTTTAATCCACGCAATGTTGCCAATGACTATGCGCTTGTTATAGTGGATCAGCCCTATCTGCTGGATGATCATATCAATGTGGTTTGTTTGCCAGCGCAGGGCGCAACTGCAACGCCGCGCACCACTTGCTATTCCACGGGCTGGGGCAAGGATGTATTTGGCGCCAATGGCAAATACAGCGTCATCATGAAGCGTGTGCCATTGCCTGTGGTGGAGTTCACCAGCTGCCAGTCGCAGCTGCGTCGCACTCGTCTCGGTCCCAAGTTTGGGCTGGATCGCTCGTTTATGTGCGCAGGCGGTGAAGTGGGCGTGGATACTTGCTCCGGGGATGGCGGCGCACCGCTGGCCTGTCCCATTGGCGCAGCTGCGGACAATCGCTATCAACAGAGCGGCATTGTGGCCTGGGGCATTGGCTGCAATGATGCCGTGCCTGCGGCTTATGCTAATGTTGCCTTGGCGCGCAATTGGATTGATCAGCAAATGTTGGCCAATGGCTTTGCCATTGATAGCTACACGGCCTAA